TCTTCTGGCCAATAGTCAATTATGGGAGTCTCTTAATGCCCTATCAGGTTGCTAGAGAGGTTATTTGACTCTGCAGCCATTCCATGGGAAAACAGAATGATGTGCCCTTCTGCAGAGCAAATAGACGTGGGAAGCCGACGTCTTCGGGTCACAGCTCTCTTGTAGCCAGTCTCTGACAGCAGTAGGAGAGGCTCTCTTTGGAGGCAGCTGGCTATGTTCATTCCTTTATCTTTCTCATTACGGACAGGTCAGGAGGCATGGCTGCGTAAACTGAAGTGGCCAGAGCTGGCTCGTTTCAATCAGGAGAAACGGAAGCCCCTGTATGTTAATCCTGGGTCGTATGAGACATCTGCTTTTTATAAGTCCTACAAGAACCTGGCTTTCTACTGGATTCTCAAGGCTGGCCACATGGTAAGAGAAAACCCCACAGCTTTTATTCCAGATTGAAAAGCATATGGCCTCTTGCCTGGCATGCCCAGACATCCTGGAGAAGCAGAGGGGCATAGTGGGAAGAGTGCTGGCTTTGGGCTCAGGAGGCGTTTGGGTTCAAATATTTCCCCTGACATGTGCTAGCTGAGGAACCACAGGCACACTGTTTAATCACTctgagcttcctttttttttttttttttttaatctgtaaaatgggcataaaaagAACGATTGGGCTTACTTTGAGAGATGTGAGGCTTACATGGGATAATACGTGTAAAATGTTTGCAAATCTTCAAATACTATATCAGGAGGAGCTATGATAATGTGGTCT
This genomic stretch from Gracilinanus agilis isolate LMUSP501 unplaced genomic scaffold, AgileGrace unplaced_scaffold42553, whole genome shotgun sequence harbors:
- the LOC123255291 gene encoding retinoid-inducible serine carboxypeptidase-like, whose protein sequence is MNMQKDFMKPVINIVDDMLTAGINVTIYNGQLDLIVDTIGQEAWLRKLKWPELARFNQEKRKPLYVNPGSYETSAFYKSYKNLAFYWILKAGHM